In a single window of the Arcobacter sp. CECT 8986 genome:
- a CDS encoding PP0621 family protein, with translation MIFKLIAVLAVLFIVYTLFFKKSREKTINKNVRDENIEDVMVECPTCGTYVSKKEGILSNGKYFCSSECLNK, from the coding sequence ATGATATTTAAACTAATAGCAGTATTAGCAGTATTATTTATAGTGTATACACTTTTTTTTAAAAAAAGTAGAGAGAAGACTATTAATAAAAATGTAAGAGATGAAAACATAGAAGATGTTATGGTAGAGTGCCCAACTTGTGGAACATATGTTTCTAAAAAAGAGGGTATATTAAGTAATGGAAAATATTTCTGTTCATCAGAGTGTTTAAATAAATAG
- the rsmG gene encoding 16S rRNA (guanine(527)-N(7))-methyltransferase RsmG, protein MQLKELLEKENLIFDEDFLKRCSTFVELLQKWGKIHNLSGSLKDEDIYENIIDSVYPLSFIDDFQSFADIGTGAGYPGLILAMAKPHKKCYLIEPRVKRVAFLNFVKNTLGLNNVEVLCKRVEQVEDIKVDLVTSRAVTNTSLLLDLTKNIIEQNCNFLFYKGSMLEDEIAQAKIEKIKIIKRKDRNYLYYKGKQ, encoded by the coding sequence ATGCAATTAAAAGAGTTATTAGAAAAAGAGAATCTTATTTTTGATGAAGATTTTTTGAAAAGATGTAGTACTTTTGTAGAGTTATTACAAAAGTGGGGTAAGATTCATAATCTAAGTGGAAGTTTAAAAGATGAAGATATTTATGAAAATATAATAGATTCTGTTTATCCATTATCTTTTATTGATGATTTTCAAAGTTTTGCTGATATTGGAACAGGTGCAGGTTATCCAGGACTTATCCTAGCTATGGCAAAACCTCATAAAAAATGTTATTTAATAGAACCAAGAGTAAAAAGAGTTGCTTTTTTGAATTTTGTTAAAAATACTTTGGGTTTAAATAATGTAGAAGTTCTTTGTAAAAGAGTAGAACAAGTAGAAGATATAAAAGTTGATTTAGTTACATCAAGAGCAGTTACAAATACTTCTTTGTTATTGGATTTGACAAAGAATATTATAGAGCAAAATTGCAATTTCCTTTTTTATAAAGGAAGTATGTTAGAAGATGAAATAGCTCAAGCTAAAATTGAAAAAATAAAAATTATAAAAAGAAAAGATAGAAACTATTTGTATTATAAAGGTAAGCAATGA
- the ribA gene encoding GTP cyclohydrolase II, which produces MNIKQSNIANLPTKYGQFKIKAYKDLDTNQEHLAIMTPNFEEIESPYVRIHSECLTGDTLGSLKCDCQNQLQLAMDFIAKEGGLIIYHRQEGRNIGLLNKVNAYALQDQGRNTIEANLELGFKEDERDYSVIEYIFKDLNVNKIKLITNNPEKIDFVKSIGVEITQRIPSITKANKYNQFYLNTKKSKMGHLL; this is translated from the coding sequence ATGAATATAAAACAATCAAATATTGCTAACCTACCTACAAAATATGGACAATTCAAAATAAAAGCTTATAAAGACTTAGATACAAACCAAGAACACCTTGCAATTATGACTCCTAATTTTGAAGAAATTGAATCTCCTTATGTAAGAATTCACTCAGAGTGTTTAACAGGAGATACCTTAGGAAGTTTAAAGTGTGATTGTCAAAATCAGCTTCAATTAGCAATGGATTTTATTGCTAAAGAGGGTGGTTTGATTATTTATCATAGACAAGAAGGAAGAAATATAGGTTTACTAAATAAAGTGAATGCATATGCTTTACAAGACCAAGGTAGAAATACTATTGAAGCAAATCTAGAATTAGGTTTTAAAGAAGATGAAAGAGATTATAGTGTTATTGAATATATATTTAAAGATTTAAATGTAAATAAAATTAAATTAATAACAAATAATCCAGAAAAAATAGATTTTGTTAAATCTATTGGAGTTGAAATTACACAAAGAATCCCTTCAATTACAAAAGCAAATAAATACAATCAATTTTATTTAAATACAAAAAAATCAAAAATGGGACATCTTCTATAA
- the hemB gene encoding porphobilinogen synthase, whose translation MFKRFRRLRINENLRNLVQETTLSKNDFIYPLFVREGENIKTEVESMPGVYQMSIDEILKECEYIYSIGLKSIILFGIPDVKDSVGSECLCENSIIARTIKAIKAKFPDMFIVTDLCFCEYTDHGHCGILDPVTQTVDNDKTLEISAQQAIVHAKAGADMIAPSGMMDGIIETLRTALDENGFKDLPIMAYSTKFASAYYGPFRDVAESTPSFGDRRSYQMNPANRLEALEESLEDEKQGADILMVKPALAFMDVIRDLRNNSNLPVCAYNVSGEYAMLKHAGLAGLVDYERIMLETLIGFKRAGADIIITYHAKEACEYLNKN comes from the coding sequence ATGTTTAAACGATTTAGAAGATTAAGAATAAACGAAAATTTAAGAAATTTAGTACAAGAGACAACTTTATCAAAAAATGATTTTATTTATCCATTATTTGTAAGAGAAGGTGAAAATATTAAAACTGAAGTTGAATCAATGCCAGGTGTGTATCAAATGAGTATTGATGAAATTTTAAAAGAGTGTGAATATATCTATTCAATTGGTCTAAAATCAATAATTTTATTTGGTATTCCGGATGTAAAAGATTCAGTTGGTAGTGAGTGTTTATGCGAAAATAGTATTATTGCTAGAACTATAAAAGCAATTAAAGCAAAATTTCCAGATATGTTTATAGTTACAGATTTATGTTTTTGTGAATATACAGACCATGGACACTGCGGTATTTTAGACCCAGTAACACAAACAGTTGATAATGATAAAACATTAGAAATTTCTGCGCAACAAGCAATTGTTCATGCAAAAGCAGGTGCAGATATGATTGCTCCTAGTGGAATGATGGATGGGATTATTGAGACACTAAGAACTGCTTTAGATGAAAATGGATTTAAAGATTTACCAATTATGGCATACTCTACTAAATTTGCTAGTGCTTATTATGGACCATTTAGAGATGTTGCAGAATCAACTCCTTCTTTTGGGGATAGAAGAAGTTATCAAATGAATCCAGCAAATAGATTAGAAGCATTAGAAGAATCTTTAGAAGATGAAAAACAAGGTGCTGATATTCTTATGGTTAAACCTGCACTTGCATTTATGGATGTAATTAGAGATTTAAGAAATAATTCTAACTTACCAGTTTGCGCTTATAATGTAAGTGGAGAATATGCTATGCTTAAACACGCAGGTCTTGCAGGTCTTGTTGATTATGAAAGAATAATGCTTGAAACATTAATTGGATTTAAAAGAGCTGGTGCAGATATTATTATTACATATCATGCAAAAGAAGCTTGCGAATATTTAAATAAGAACTAA
- a CDS encoding PAS domain-containing sensor histidine kinase, translated as MKKNTNTYQQAIENSNIVSKTDINGIITFVNDEFCKISGYTKEELLGKNHNIVRHPDVPKEHFHILWETIKQKRQTYKSTVKNLTKDGRSVYLNTTITPILDEFDDIEEFIAIRYDVTQEVELKKDLEKKDKELKLLNKTLEMRVQEQTKQLKELNQNLEQRVEEEIEKNKQKQKILFWQSRMASLGQMLANIAHQWRQPLTELNLALFNMKKSAVKNEMEDISKYYNDSKEIIANMSQTIDDFSNFFNPNKEKKKFDLKSALEESLNISKKLIQKENIIIKKDYIDVEVFGVSNELSQVIINFLQNSAHAFNKNNVKNRIISIEIKKIIQDNHEFAQVLFLDNAMGVNEKTLDKIFEPYFTTKHQSNGTGLGLFMSKMIIEKSLNGNIIAQNFKNGLLFTINLPL; from the coding sequence ATGAAGAAAAATACAAATACTTATCAACAGGCAATAGAAAACAGTAATATAGTTTCAAAAACTGATATAAATGGAATAATAACATTTGTAAATGATGAGTTTTGTAAAATTTCTGGTTATACTAAAGAGGAATTATTAGGGAAAAATCACAATATTGTGAGACACCCTGATGTTCCAAAAGAACATTTTCACATCTTGTGGGAAACAATTAAACAAAAAAGACAAACATATAAATCAACAGTTAAAAACTTAACAAAAGATGGAAGAAGTGTCTATTTAAATACAACAATTACTCCTATATTAGATGAATTTGATGATATTGAAGAGTTTATTGCAATTCGTTATGATGTAACACAAGAGGTTGAACTAAAAAAAGACTTAGAAAAAAAAGACAAAGAACTAAAACTACTTAATAAAACTCTTGAGATGAGAGTTCAAGAACAAACAAAACAACTAAAAGAACTAAATCAAAATCTTGAACAAAGAGTTGAAGAAGAGATAGAAAAAAATAAACAAAAACAAAAAATACTATTTTGGCAATCAAGAATGGCAAGCTTAGGACAAATGCTTGCAAATATTGCACATCAATGGAGACAACCTTTAACTGAACTAAATCTTGCTTTATTTAATATGAAAAAATCTGCTGTAAAAAATGAGATGGAAGATATTTCTAAGTATTACAATGATAGTAAAGAGATAATAGCAAATATGTCTCAAACAATTGATGATTTTTCAAACTTCTTTAATCCAAACAAAGAGAAGAAAAAATTTGATTTAAAAAGTGCTTTAGAAGAGAGTCTTAATATAAGTAAGAAACTAATTCAAAAAGAGAATATTATAATAAAAAAAGATTATATTGATGTTGAGGTTTTTGGAGTATCAAATGAATTATCTCAAGTTATAATAAACTTTCTACAAAACTCTGCACATGCTTTTAATAAGAACAATGTAAAAAATAGAATTATTTCTATTGAAATAAAAAAAATTATTCAAGATAATCATGAATTTGCACAAGTGTTATTTTTAGATAATGCAATGGGTGTAAATGAAAAAACACTTGATAAAATATTTGAGCCATATTTCACTACAAAACACCAAAGTAATGGTACAGGGCTAGGATTATTCATGTCTAAAATGATAATTGAGAAAAGTCTAAATGGAAATATCATTGCACAAAACTTTAAAAATGGATTACTTTTTACAATAAATTTACCATTATAA
- the gshB gene encoding glutathione synthase gives MHVGFIIEHWDNIEPLKSSTLTIIRECIKRNHKVSILYTNNLTVRNNIVHGFILTIKDMEKIPENITTFYKKVEFEKKLTALHAFDCIMLRKDPPINPLVLNFLDAIKDETVIINDVDGIRKANNKLYTTTFHDPNNTFLPVTHVSGSKKYINKIIEESPNEKLILKPLDGSGGKGVIVLEKNAKSNINSLLDFYIDKSGDKYVILQEYIQGAENGDVRVLMLNGKYLGAYHRKPAVGEIRANIQAGGTAHKYTLTESQKNVCRKIGAKLLADGLYFVGLDMIGDKILEVNVLNPGGITNINKLNKLKLHQNVVDFLEEKVEEKIEKRAELEYLLKRLNELRE, from the coding sequence ATGCACGTAGGTTTTATCATTGAGCATTGGGATAATATAGAGCCACTTAAAAGTTCAACATTAACAATTATTAGAGAATGTATTAAAAGAAATCATAAAGTATCAATTCTTTACACAAATAATTTAACAGTTAGAAATAACATTGTACATGGCTTTATTTTGACAATTAAAGATATGGAGAAGATTCCAGAAAATATTACAACATTTTATAAAAAAGTTGAGTTTGAAAAGAAGCTTACTGCTCTTCATGCATTTGATTGTATTATGCTAAGAAAAGATCCTCCGATAAATCCATTAGTATTAAACTTTTTAGATGCAATAAAAGATGAAACTGTAATTATTAATGATGTAGATGGAATTAGAAAAGCAAATAATAAATTATATACAACAACATTTCATGACCCTAATAATACATTTTTACCTGTAACACATGTATCTGGAAGTAAAAAATATATAAATAAAATTATTGAAGAATCACCAAATGAAAAATTAATTTTAAAACCACTTGATGGTTCAGGCGGAAAAGGTGTTATTGTATTAGAAAAAAATGCAAAATCTAATATCAACTCACTGCTTGATTTTTATATTGATAAATCAGGTGATAAATATGTAATTTTACAAGAGTACATTCAAGGTGCAGAAAATGGTGATGTTAGAGTTTTAATGTTAAATGGAAAATATTTAGGTGCATATCATAGAAAACCAGCTGTTGGTGAAATTAGAGCAAATATTCAAGCAGGTGGAACAGCACATAAATATACATTAACAGAAAGTCAAAAGAATGTTTGTAGAAAAATCGGAGCTAAATTACTTGCAGATGGATTATATTTTGTAGGTTTAGATATGATTGGCGATAAAATTCTTGAAGTTAATGTACTAAATCCAGGTGGAATAACAAATATAAATAAATTAAATAAATTAAAACTTCACCAAAATGTTGTGGACTTTTTAGAAGAAAAAGTTGAAGAAAAAATAGAAAAAAGAGCAGAATTAGAGTATTTACTTAAAAGACTAAATGAATTAAGGGAGTAG
- a CDS encoding response regulator transcription factor, with amino-acid sequence MSTDNLLKEFKVLLVEDEQNIAKLLKEAIGDYFFSFTLAKDGEEAIEKVKNVKPDIIITDIMMPKLDGLEMTKKIKEEIDEDIPVIVLSAFSEKERLLNAIDIGITKYFIKPFDPEEVLEYLKTLVTKLDKKRVFKLSDTIYYDKNKNNLFKDNKIVNLTKREKNFLFLLIKNHPNIVEVDKIKDTLWEGETSSDERLRTFIKRFRAKTSKNLVKNISGQGYLISPQNI; translated from the coding sequence ATGTCAACTGACAATTTATTAAAAGAGTTTAAAGTATTGCTTGTTGAAGATGAACAGAATATTGCGAAGTTATTAAAAGAAGCAATAGGAGACTATTTTTTTAGTTTTACACTTGCAAAAGATGGTGAAGAAGCTATAGAAAAAGTTAAAAACGTTAAACCCGATATTATCATAACTGATATAATGATGCCAAAACTAGATGGTTTGGAAATGACAAAAAAAATAAAAGAAGAGATTGATGAAGATATTCCTGTTATTGTTTTAAGTGCATTCTCTGAAAAAGAGAGATTATTAAATGCAATTGATATAGGTATAACAAAATACTTTATTAAACCTTTTGATCCAGAAGAAGTTTTAGAGTATTTAAAAACATTAGTAACAAAACTTGATAAAAAAAGAGTATTTAAATTATCAGATACAATTTATTATGATAAAAATAAAAATAATCTATTTAAAGATAATAAAATAGTTAATTTAACAAAAAGAGAAAAAAACTTTCTATTTTTATTAATTAAAAATCACCCAAACATTGTAGAAGTAGATAAAATAAAAGATACTTTATGGGAAGGAGAGACTTCTTCTGATGAAAGATTAAGAACTTTTATTAAAAGATTTAGAGCTAAAACTTCAAAAAATTTAGTGAAAAATATATCTGGGCAAGGTTATTTAATTTCTCCACAAAATATTTAA
- a CDS encoding anaerobic ribonucleoside-triphosphate reductase activating protein, whose protein sequence is MKKIIYDITPFTTLDYKDNLSCIVWFISCNMRCQYCYNTNIIECKDGNYAIKDLFEFLEKRVGLLDAVVLSGGEATKHDLLPICKKIKSMGFKIKLDTNGTNLQLVKELIQNDYLDYIALDFKALEENFQAITNSKLYDKFLETLKYLIKIDFDFEVRTTLHEDLIDEKQLNKMIEQLYDLGYKNNFYIQNFLNVDNYANLTEPKNSIDKELLSNKLNILWRN, encoded by the coding sequence TTGAAAAAAATAATATATGATATTACACCTTTCACAACATTAGATTATAAAGACAACTTATCTTGTATTGTATGGTTTATATCATGCAATATGAGATGCCAGTACTGCTATAATACAAATATTATTGAGTGTAAAGATGGAAACTATGCAATAAAAGACTTATTTGAGTTTTTAGAAAAAAGAGTAGGGTTGCTTGATGCTGTAGTTTTAAGTGGTGGTGAAGCAACTAAGCACGATTTACTTCCAATTTGCAAAAAAATAAAATCAATGGGCTTTAAAATAAAACTAGATACAAATGGAACAAACTTACAACTAGTAAAAGAGTTGATCCAAAATGATTATTTAGATTATATTGCACTTGATTTTAAAGCATTAGAAGAAAATTTTCAAGCTATTACAAATTCAAAACTTTATGATAAATTTCTTGAAACATTAAAATATCTTATTAAAATTGATTTTGATTTTGAAGTTAGAACAACTTTACATGAAGATTTAATTGATGAAAAACAGTTAAACAAAATGATAGAGCAATTATATGATTTAGGATACAAAAATAACTTTTATATTCAAAACTTTTTAAATGTAGATAACTATGCAAATTTAACAGAACCTAAAAACTCTATTGATAAAGAGCTTTTAAGTAATAAGTTAAATATTTTGTGGAGAAATTAA
- the nrdD gene encoding anaerobic ribonucleoside-triphosphate reductase yields the protein MQNSIIPKHLESKRTRCVVYTRVMGYHRPVESFNIGKKGEHKQRVKFVEKNNI from the coding sequence ATGCAAAACAGCATAATACCAAAACATTTAGAGTCTAAAAGAACAAGATGTGTAGTTTACACTAGAGTTATGGGATACCACAGACCTGTTGAGAGTTTTAATATTGGGAAAAAAGGTGAACATAAACAAAGGGTGAAATTTGTTGAAAAAAATAATATATGA